In a genomic window of Physeter macrocephalus isolate SW-GA chromosome 14, ASM283717v5, whole genome shotgun sequence:
- the LOC114487685 gene encoding nascent polypeptide-associated complex subunit alpha, muscle-specific form-like: protein METWRPLLTTTFYVHREARSLNTTRVRSRAAGHWGPGPRAGREATPAQACTGRTEEPTGCQEQRGTEALPWPSTGTLPTLTPSVRAAKVRSPRLGQPHRSPCSGPDPCPQRFHGYCCKFQGPAVPTPAPRPPRTPSGGAASLQNARMSKFLTPGWTRPPRPAGCWLCSFPNADDATSQEKTPEHPRLEPRGAGTTAPTSPAGTPPPRRPASLRGPSGPAERDSPRSPSSRAVDRGRGLRVVAPGQHLQLFQKLLCGLPLSAKHPCEPTQSLQWPLSAKTSPAYPAEHLSSQTSLPRVHGRSSSSPATRTMAAEGHRLIPPGRPEKTRAPKQNVTSDAVISEDVAKFERHVLLVRM from the exons ATGGAGACATGGAGgcccctcctcaccaccacctTCTACGTCCACCGCGAAGCCAGGAGTTTGAACACCACGAGAGTCCGTAGCAGAGCAGCGGGTCACTGGGGTCCCGGTCCCCGTGCAGGAAGGGAAGCCACCCCAGCCCAAGCCTGCACTGGGAGGACAGAGGAGCCCACGGGGTGTCAGGAGCAGCGTGGGACAGAGGCCTTGCCGTGGCCCAG CACAGGGACCCTCCCCACTCTGACCCCGTCTGTGAGAGCCGCAAAAGTCCGGAGTCCCCGCCTGGGGCAGCCTCACCGCAGCCCCTGCTCCGGGCCGGACCCCTGCCCCCAGCGTTTCCACGGTTATTGCTGCAAGTTCCAAG GCCCCGCGGTCCCCACCCCAGCACCTCGACCCCCGCGCACCCCATCTGGAGGCGCCGCTTCCTTGCAAAATGCCCGCATGTCAAAGTTCTTGACTCCCGGTTGGACGCGCCCTCCCCGCCCTGCTGGCTGCTGGCTCTGCAGTTTTCCAAATGCGGACGATGCCACGAGCCAAGAGAAAACTCCAGAGCACCCCCGGCTGGAGCCACGCGGCGCCGGCACCACAGCTCCCACCTCGCCGGCGGGCACACCCCCACCGCGGCGGCCGGCAAGTTTGCGGGGGCCGTCCGGGCCGGCTGAGCGGGACTCACCGCGGAGCCCCTCCAGCCGGGCTGTCGACCGCGGCCGCGGGCTCAGGGTCGTGGCTCCCGG CCAGCATCTACAGCTATTCCAGAAGCTTCTCTGTGGATTACCTCTATCTGCAAAGCATCCCTGCGAG CCAACACAGTCTCTGCAATGGCCTCTCTCTGCTAAGACGAGCCCAGCTTACCCAGCAGAGCACCTGAGCAGTCAGACGTCTCTCCCGCGAGTCCACGGAAGAAGTTCATCGTCACCGGCCACCAGAACGATGGCCGCAGAGGGACACCGCCTCATACCACCGGGACGGCCGGAAAAAACAAGAGCCCCAAAGCAGAACGTAACGAGTGATGCTGTTATCAGCGAGGACGTGGCGAAATTTGAACGTCACgtgttgctggtgagaatgtaa